In one Sulfitobacter sp. LCG007 genomic region, the following are encoded:
- a CDS encoding amino acid ABC transporter permease yields the protein MSDTHAQTVAYVRDTMLPPTDPPARETGAVKWVRENLFSSIPYSILTLLALYVVWSVLSGILPWLFGGVWNAPDIRACREILAGAEGGCFAVLTERWNQLLFGIAYPQDGYWRPTLAFVLLFVAAAPLLFAHLPRRLLIVSALYPFIAYWLIWGGTFLIPVVQLAGVVAGYLVYSRLVARGFLTALLGGIVGAALVWWLGGYLTEAMPRFAALEEVPSRNMGGFMLNMILGTICVSLSLPLGILLALGRRSRLPIIKLICVVFIEFIRGVPLITLLFVANVVLAYFLPPGTNFDLILRVIIMITMFASAYIAEVIRGGLAALPKGQYEAADSLGLDYAQSMRLIILPQALKISIPGIVNVAVGLFKDTTLVSIISMFDLVGMIRGPILASTEWNGVYWELWGFAALLFFVVCYGISQYSQWLERQLQTGHH from the coding sequence CGCCCAGACCGTTGCCTATGTCCGCGACACGATGCTGCCGCCGACCGATCCGCCCGCGCGCGAAACGGGCGCGGTGAAATGGGTCCGCGAGAACCTCTTCTCGTCGATCCCCTATTCCATCCTGACCCTGCTGGCGCTTTACGTCGTCTGGTCGGTGCTCTCGGGCATCCTGCCCTGGCTCTTCGGCGGGGTCTGGAACGCGCCCGACATTCGCGCCTGCCGCGAGATCCTCGCCGGAGCGGAGGGCGGCTGCTTCGCGGTCCTCACCGAGCGCTGGAACCAATTGCTCTTTGGCATCGCCTATCCCCAGGACGGATACTGGCGCCCCACCCTGGCATTCGTGCTCCTTTTCGTGGCCGCGGCCCCGCTGCTGTTCGCGCATCTGCCCCGCAGACTTCTGATCGTCAGCGCGCTTTATCCCTTCATCGCCTACTGGCTGATATGGGGCGGCACCTTCCTTATCCCGGTGGTTCAGCTGGCCGGCGTGGTTGCAGGCTATCTGGTCTACAGCCGCCTCGTCGCGCGCGGTTTCCTCACCGCGCTTCTTGGCGGGATCGTCGGCGCGGCTTTGGTCTGGTGGCTTGGCGGGTACCTGACAGAGGCCATGCCCCGCTTTGCCGCGCTCGAGGAGGTTCCGTCGCGCAACATGGGCGGCTTCATGCTGAACATGATCCTTGGAACGATCTGCGTGTCGCTTTCGCTGCCGCTGGGCATCCTGCTGGCGCTGGGACGGAGAAGCAGGCTTCCGATCATCAAGCTGATCTGCGTCGTCTTCATCGAGTTCATCCGGGGCGTTCCGCTGATCACGCTGCTGTTCGTGGCGAATGTCGTGTTGGCCTACTTCCTGCCTCCCGGCACGAACTTCGACCTGATCCTGCGCGTGATCATCATGATCACCATGTTCGCCTCGGCCTATATCGCCGAGGTCATCCGGGGCGGGCTCGCCGCACTGCCGAAGGGGCAATACGAGGCGGCGGACAGTCTCGGCCTCGACTACGCGCAGTCGATGCGGCTGATCATCCTGCCCCAGGCGCTGAAAATCTCGATCCCGGGTATAGTGAATGTCGCCGTGGGCCTTTTCAAGGACACCACGCTGGTCTCGATCATCTCGATGTTCGACCTCGTGGGCATGATCCGCGGCCCGATTCTCGCCTCGACCGAATGGAATGGCGTCTACTGGGAACTCTGGGGTTTCGCGGCGCTGCTGTTCTTCGTCGTCTGCTACGGCATCTCGCAATATTCGCAGTGGCTGGAGCGTCAGCTTCAGACCGGCCACCACTAG
- a CDS encoding amino acid ABC transporter ATP-binding protein → MAEQARSMISDKVAVQITRMNKWYGTFHVLRDIDLTVYQGERIVIAGPSGSGKSTLIRCINALEEHQEGRIEVDGTVLSSDLKNIDKIRSEVGMCFQHFNLFPHLTILENCTLAPIWVRKTPKKEAEETAMHFLRKVKIPDQANKYPGQLSGGQQQRVAIARSLCMKPRIMLFDEPTSALDPEMIKEVLDTMVELAQEGMTMLCVTHEMGFARQVADRVIFMDEGQIVEQNEPEEFFNNPRSPRTQLFLSQILGH, encoded by the coding sequence ATGGCTGAACAAGCAAGATCCATGATCTCCGACAAGGTGGCCGTTCAGATCACCAGAATGAACAAGTGGTACGGCACCTTCCATGTGCTGCGCGACATCGACCTGACCGTCTATCAGGGCGAGAGGATCGTCATCGCAGGCCCCTCCGGCTCGGGCAAGTCGACCCTGATCCGGTGCATCAATGCGCTGGAGGAACATCAGGAGGGGCGGATCGAGGTGGACGGAACCGTGCTGTCCTCCGATCTCAAGAACATCGACAAGATCCGCTCCGAGGTCGGCATGTGCTTTCAGCACTTCAACCTCTTTCCGCATCTGACCATTCTCGAGAACTGCACCCTCGCGCCGATCTGGGTCCGCAAGACCCCGAAGAAGGAGGCCGAGGAGACCGCGATGCATTTCCTGCGCAAGGTCAAGATTCCGGATCAGGCGAACAAGTACCCCGGCCAGTTGTCCGGCGGGCAGCAGCAGCGGGTGGCGATTGCGCGTTCCCTCTGCATGAAGCCCCGCATCATGCTGTTCGACGAGCCGACCTCGGCGCTTGACCCGGAGATGATCAAGGAAGTGCTCGACACCATGGTCGAGCTGGCGCAGGAGGGCATGACCATGCTCTGCGTTACCCACGAGATGGGGTTTGCCCGGCAGGTCGCCGATCGGGTGATCTTCATGGACGAGGGCCAGATCGTCGAGCAGAACGAGCCGGAAGAATTCTTCAACAATCCGAGGTCGCCGCGGACGCAGCTTTTCCTCAGTCAGATCCTGGGTCACTGA
- a CDS encoding histidine phosphatase family protein — translation MLRLILMRHAKSSWDARNVADFDRPLNSRGTRSARAMGDWLRAKSYVPGQVLCSTARRTRETLEGLALPGDVPVEFLDELYHGEPITIRKVLRRVSADSVLVIGHNPGIGIAARKFLDRPPAHDRFDDYPTGATLVADFDAPDWSNLQWGDGRAMDFAVPREQLGEASDRT, via the coding sequence ATGCTCAGACTGATCCTCATGCGACACGCCAAGTCCTCGTGGGATGCACGGAACGTGGCCGACTTCGACCGGCCACTGAATTCACGCGGTACCCGCTCCGCCCGGGCCATGGGCGATTGGTTGCGCGCCAAGAGTTATGTGCCGGGACAGGTCCTCTGTTCGACCGCGCGGCGCACGCGCGAGACGCTCGAAGGTCTGGCCCTGCCCGGCGATGTTCCGGTCGAATTCCTTGACGAGCTCTATCACGGCGAACCGATCACGATCCGGAAAGTCCTTCGACGTGTGTCGGCGGACTCTGTGCTTGTCATAGGGCATAACCCCGGCATCGGGATTGCCGCCCGGAAGTTTCTGGACCGGCCGCCGGCGCATGACAGGTTCGACGACTATCCGACCGGCGCCACACTCGTCGCGGATTTCGACGCCCCGGACTGGAGCAATCTACAGTGGGGCGATGGCCGGGCCATGGATTTCGCGGTCCCCCGCGAACAGCTCGGAGAGGCGTCGGACAGGACGTGA
- a CDS encoding ferredoxin, with the protein MPERSESRTTEHARLDAEARERSLCILGGFHPETDDGLPQGTGTLLLLGPDEPRFWPVLQASREWRDGGPDPVDRWSSRVIGGWARELGAVALFPFGGPPFRPFIRWALRSGNLHASPIGLLVHSRAGLFVSIRGALALQTRIDLPQPESSPCARCVGRPCKSACPVDAFDGVAYDVAACKVYLETPFGSDCMERGCKARRACPVSQDFGRLPEQSAYHMKVFRG; encoded by the coding sequence ATGCCCGAGCGAAGCGAATCCCGTACCACAGAGCATGCCCGCCTTGATGCAGAGGCACGGGAGAGGTCGCTTTGCATCCTCGGCGGCTTCCATCCCGAAACTGACGACGGACTGCCGCAGGGCACCGGCACATTGCTGCTGCTGGGCCCGGACGAGCCGCGTTTCTGGCCCGTGCTCCAGGCCTCCCGCGAATGGCGAGATGGCGGCCCGGACCCGGTCGATCGCTGGTCGTCCCGGGTCATCGGGGGGTGGGCGCGCGAACTGGGGGCAGTCGCCCTCTTTCCCTTCGGCGGTCCGCCCTTCCGCCCCTTCATCCGTTGGGCCCTGCGCAGCGGGAACCTGCACGCCTCTCCCATCGGCCTGCTGGTGCATTCCCGGGCCGGGCTTTTCGTCTCGATCCGGGGCGCACTTGCACTGCAGACGCGGATCGACCTGCCGCAACCAGAGTCGTCGCCCTGCGCGCGCTGCGTTGGCCGGCCCTGCAAGAGCGCCTGCCCTGTCGACGCCTTCGACGGGGTGGCCTATGACGTGGCGGCATGTAAGGTGTATCTCGAAACACCTTTTGGATCGGACTGCATGGAGCGGGGCTGCAAGGCCAGACGTGCCTGCCCGGTTTCGCAGGATTTCGGTCGGCTGCCAGAGCAGTCCGCCTATCACATGAAGGTCTTCCGGGGGTAG
- the argB gene encoding acetylglutamate kinase — MKTQDMDRDWIGTARTLNMALPYLQRYAGATVVIKLGGHAMGSEEAMDEFARDVVLMRMVGINPVVVHGGGPMINALLERLDIKSEFRNGKRVTDEATIEVVEMVLSGLVNKRIVEAINSQGGRAVGLSGKDANLITCTPEDAALGLVGAPTKVDPTVLRDLGAKEYIPVIAPLGVGEDGQTYNINGDTAAGAIAAALKADRLLLLTDVSGVKNAAGEVVTQLTASQIRALTADGTIAGGMIPKTETALTAIEGGVRAAVILDGRAPNACLLELFTEHGAGSIIRAG, encoded by the coding sequence ATGAAGACGCAAGACATGGACCGCGACTGGATCGGCACCGCCCGCACGCTCAACATGGCCCTGCCCTATCTGCAGCGCTATGCCGGAGCGACGGTGGTCATAAAGCTCGGCGGGCACGCCATGGGCAGTGAAGAGGCGATGGACGAATTCGCCCGCGACGTCGTGCTGATGCGCATGGTCGGCATCAATCCGGTCGTCGTGCACGGCGGCGGGCCCATGATCAACGCCCTGCTCGAGAGGCTCGACATCAAATCCGAATTCCGCAACGGCAAGCGCGTGACCGACGAGGCGACCATCGAGGTGGTCGAGATGGTGCTGAGCGGGCTGGTCAACAAGCGCATCGTCGAGGCGATCAATTCCCAGGGCGGGCGGGCCGTCGGTCTGTCGGGCAAGGACGCCAACCTGATCACCTGCACGCCCGAGGACGCCGCTCTCGGGTTGGTGGGCGCCCCCACGAAGGTCGATCCGACCGTGCTGCGCGATCTCGGGGCGAAGGAATACATTCCCGTCATCGCGCCGCTTGGCGTGGGGGAAGACGGCCAGACCTACAACATCAACGGAGATACGGCCGCCGGCGCGATTGCCGCCGCGCTGAAGGCCGACAGGCTTCTGCTGCTTACCGATGTCTCGGGCGTCAAGAACGCCGCGGGGGAAGTCGTCACCCAGCTTACCGCCAGCCAGATCCGGGCGCTGACCGCCGACGGGACGATTGCCGGGGGAATGATCCCCAAGACCGAAACGGCCCTGACCGCCATCGAGGGCGGCGTACGCGCGGCTGTGATCCTCGACGGACGCGCTCCGAACGCCTGCCTGCTCGAGCTCTTCACCGAACACGGGGCCGGCAGCATCATCCGGGCCGGGTGA
- the yihA gene encoding ribosome biogenesis GTP-binding protein YihA/YsxC: MQIRFTIAEDPDAQALERGRMLFAGETAFLKGVVAMSGLPPADRTEVCFAGRSNVGKSTLINALTGHKALARASNTPGRTQEINFFTAGESHYLVDLPGYGFANAPVAVVEKWQRLLKQYLSGRQNLRRAFVLIDARHGVKAVDEEIMSLLDSSAVAFQAVLTKADKVKEAEREKILDQVRGKLAAHPAAFPEIVVTSSEKGWGIATLRAIIATLP, from the coding sequence ATGCAGATCAGGTTCACGATCGCGGAAGATCCTGACGCGCAAGCTCTCGAACGCGGGCGGATGCTGTTCGCCGGGGAGACGGCCTTTTTGAAGGGCGTCGTCGCCATGTCCGGGCTGCCCCCGGCTGACCGGACCGAGGTCTGCTTCGCGGGTCGCTCTAACGTGGGCAAATCGACACTGATAAACGCGCTGACCGGGCACAAGGCCCTGGCGCGCGCCTCGAATACGCCCGGCCGGACCCAGGAGATCAACTTCTTCACCGCTGGCGAAAGCCACTACCTTGTGGATCTGCCCGGATACGGCTTCGCCAACGCACCCGTGGCCGTCGTCGAGAAATGGCAGCGCCTCCTCAAACAGTATCTTTCGGGCCGCCAGAACCTGCGCCGCGCTTTCGTGCTCATCGACGCACGCCACGGCGTGAAGGCCGTGGACGAAGAGATCATGTCCCTGCTCGACAGCTCGGCCGTCGCTTTTCAGGCGGTGCTGACCAAGGCCGACAAGGTGAAGGAAGCGGAACGCGAGAAGATCCTCGACCAGGTCCGGGGCAAGCTGGCCGCGCATCCGGCAGCGTTTCCGGAGATCGTCGTGACCTCCAGCGAAAAGGGCTGGGGGATCGCCACGCTGCGCGCCATCATCGCCACGTTGCCCTGA
- a CDS encoding MOSC domain-containing protein, which yields MTAVSCILRYPLKSHGREAIEQVTLTAGEAMPWDRVWAVAHEASKAQPGEWAPYMNFSIVSKAPALMAITATLHEDTERLTLRHPRLPALTFNPDSEAEAFLNWVTPIVPPTRALPARILRLDRRGYTDSEFPSVTICSMASHRAVEEHMSRPLSIHRWRGNIWLDGELDPWEELDWVGREIAIGDAVLLVRERTDRCMATAANPETGQRDADTLGALDHWGHRDFSVRAEVVRSGRISVGDRVAVQ from the coding sequence ATGACAGCGGTCTCCTGCATCCTGCGCTACCCGCTCAAGAGCCACGGGCGCGAAGCGATCGAGCAGGTGACCCTGACCGCCGGCGAAGCGATGCCCTGGGACCGCGTATGGGCCGTGGCCCACGAAGCGTCAAAGGCGCAGCCCGGAGAATGGGCGCCCTACATGAATTTCAGCATCGTCTCCAAAGCGCCCGCGCTGATGGCCATCACGGCGACGCTGCATGAGGATACCGAGCGTCTCACGCTCCGGCATCCGCGCCTGCCCGCGCTGACCTTCAACCCCGACAGCGAAGCGGAAGCCTTCCTGAACTGGGTGACGCCGATCGTCCCGCCGACCCGGGCGCTGCCGGCGCGCATCCTGCGGCTCGACCGACGCGGCTACACGGACAGTGAATTCCCTTCGGTGACGATCTGCAGCATGGCCTCGCATCGCGCGGTCGAAGAGCACATGTCCCGTCCGCTCTCGATCCATCGCTGGCGCGGCAACATCTGGCTCGACGGCGAGCTGGACCCATGGGAGGAACTGGATTGGGTCGGCCGCGAGATCGCCATCGGCGACGCCGTGTTGCTCGTGCGCGAACGCACCGACCGCTGCATGGCCACCGCCGCCAACCCCGAGACCGGGCAGCGCGACGCCGATACGCTCGGGGCGCTCGACCACTGGGGCCACAGGGATTTTTCCGTGAGGGCGGAGGTCGTCCGGAGCGGAAGGATTTCGGTCGGCGACAGGGTGGCGGTGCAGTGA